The Caulifigura coniformis genome includes a region encoding these proteins:
- a CDS encoding AAA family ATPase: MRIQELQIDRFGVWRGLNLPLTTSNVTVFYGPNEAGKSTLRRFIRGVLYGFQPQDERTPGPNPSKVSCRGILRLEHEGREFEVMRESQAGSRGRLSVEGDTDPARSQALLSRVLGSAGEGLFENVFAIGLNELQELATLDGADVARHIYGLSLGLDGEKILTTQLTIEHDRKRLFSDDRLTGVIVDLAKQLDGVDSQIGKTVDVSQKYVDLLSQREKLEAEVGKTKRRQHDVQQNLRGWQFLERVWGPWNKERTLRAEYNALPSLVGVSEQALDELDKLDREIDSQDTRRRKLIEEARRLYEQAEALQLEPQFEEHVCTIRKLVEQQDHVRSTERTLPEKRARLEALRKECEERVPGGAVGLMNNPADRLELGSSMTHLLLDRSRRYRGTVTSRGRLLKRYKKAAAALARKQAAFEEEMRQFGGLTVAQAKSNATRRLDELENLMRLRSRQAALADAHAAASEYLSTATRRRELPPFFYLCLWFFGVAGAILFLGGLYGAIFGLLRDGVGPNVWLIGLCYAFLGTCSAGVTWTMKEYFEPQQMDFGGLKQRHRDLESELNQVNRSMEKILQSESTRPGVTLDIANRPDPNAEISETDVMTAIRRRLVDLDALENREGALDATRRRLSLWRQAIQHKQKEVSTARRDWCDLLRKLGLNETIKISEAFQSWEKIAESRSVFSDWQQAQKEHERDRQTVDSFRKTVEDLSKDLNPGKPVGDMYLLVAEWDRRLRNLEERRRERAALKVASKQKRRDAEQFDGPLTDLRGRREALLVRCHCTNRDELVAKIKLLKRAAELATLLSMAKGELETVSRAEPELALVEDDLLAYDQARNKRSIEAATDEITQLDRSLQQTYEVLGRVKAELRDLENDRRASSLRYDRAQIQADLHSAIAQLVTGDAAARALERQRKTLENEGQTGTLKLASGYLSQLTCGKYRRIWAPIGEKHLVVDDEQGQSLRVEHLSSGTREQVFLAARLAMSREFADRGAGLPLVLDDVTVNFDQVRTEAAVKTLLDIADRGQQVLLFTCHQHVANLFQQQGIEPVWLPANSASEFRYAS; this comes from the coding sequence ATGAGAATCCAGGAACTGCAGATCGATCGATTCGGCGTCTGGCGCGGGTTGAACCTCCCGCTCACGACCTCGAACGTCACCGTTTTCTACGGGCCGAACGAGGCCGGCAAATCCACCCTGCGGCGCTTCATCCGCGGGGTGCTGTACGGTTTCCAGCCGCAGGATGAACGGACGCCGGGGCCCAACCCGAGCAAAGTCTCCTGCCGCGGCATCCTGCGGCTCGAGCACGAAGGCCGCGAGTTCGAGGTGATGCGTGAGTCGCAGGCCGGCTCGCGCGGCCGGCTCAGCGTCGAAGGCGACACCGACCCCGCCCGCAGCCAGGCGCTGCTCTCCCGCGTTCTCGGAAGCGCCGGGGAAGGGCTGTTCGAAAACGTCTTCGCGATCGGCCTCAACGAACTCCAGGAACTCGCCACCCTCGATGGGGCTGACGTCGCCCGCCATATCTACGGCCTGTCGCTCGGCCTCGACGGCGAGAAGATCCTCACGACGCAGCTCACCATCGAGCACGATCGCAAACGGCTGTTCAGCGACGACCGGCTGACGGGCGTCATCGTCGATCTCGCGAAGCAGCTCGACGGCGTCGATTCCCAGATCGGCAAGACGGTCGACGTCTCGCAGAAATATGTCGATCTCCTGTCCCAGCGCGAGAAGCTGGAAGCGGAAGTCGGCAAAACGAAGCGCCGCCAGCACGATGTCCAGCAGAACCTCCGCGGCTGGCAGTTCCTGGAGCGTGTCTGGGGGCCTTGGAACAAGGAGCGGACGCTCCGCGCCGAATACAACGCGCTGCCGTCGCTGGTCGGCGTCAGCGAACAGGCCCTCGATGAGCTCGACAAGCTCGATCGGGAGATCGACTCGCAGGACACGCGTCGCCGTAAGCTGATCGAAGAAGCCCGGCGGCTGTATGAGCAGGCCGAGGCGCTGCAGCTCGAGCCGCAGTTCGAGGAACATGTCTGCACGATCCGCAAGCTCGTCGAACAGCAGGACCACGTTCGCTCGACGGAGCGGACACTTCCGGAGAAACGGGCCCGCCTCGAAGCGCTGCGGAAGGAATGCGAAGAACGGGTTCCCGGCGGGGCCGTGGGCCTGATGAACAATCCGGCCGACCGGCTGGAACTCGGCTCCTCGATGACGCACCTGCTGCTGGACCGCTCGCGGCGGTACCGGGGGACCGTCACGAGCCGCGGCAGATTGCTGAAGCGTTACAAGAAGGCGGCGGCCGCCCTGGCCCGCAAGCAGGCGGCGTTCGAAGAAGAGATGCGGCAATTCGGCGGCCTGACGGTCGCGCAGGCCAAGTCCAACGCCACGCGCCGTCTCGATGAACTCGAGAACCTGATGCGGCTCCGGTCGCGTCAGGCGGCACTGGCCGACGCCCATGCCGCCGCCAGCGAATACCTCAGCACCGCCACGCGCCGCCGCGAACTGCCGCCGTTCTTCTATCTCTGCCTGTGGTTCTTCGGCGTCGCCGGAGCGATCCTGTTCCTGGGCGGACTGTACGGCGCGATCTTCGGACTGCTGCGTGACGGTGTCGGTCCGAACGTGTGGCTCATCGGGTTGTGCTACGCCTTCCTGGGGACCTGCTCGGCCGGCGTGACGTGGACGATGAAGGAATACTTCGAGCCGCAGCAGATGGATTTCGGCGGCTTGAAACAGCGCCATCGCGACCTGGAATCGGAGCTGAACCAGGTCAACCGCTCGATGGAGAAGATTCTCCAGTCGGAGAGCACCCGGCCGGGTGTGACGCTCGATATCGCCAATCGCCCCGATCCGAACGCGGAGATCTCGGAGACGGACGTGATGACGGCGATTCGCCGCCGTCTCGTCGACCTGGATGCGCTCGAGAACCGCGAGGGGGCGCTCGACGCCACGCGCCGCCGCCTGAGCCTGTGGCGGCAGGCCATCCAGCACAAGCAGAAGGAAGTCAGCACGGCGCGCCGCGACTGGTGCGACCTGTTGCGCAAGCTGGGCCTGAACGAGACGATCAAGATCAGCGAAGCGTTCCAGTCGTGGGAGAAAATCGCGGAATCGCGGTCGGTGTTCAGCGACTGGCAGCAGGCACAGAAGGAACACGAGCGCGATCGCCAGACGGTCGACTCGTTCCGCAAGACGGTCGAAGACCTTTCGAAGGACCTGAATCCGGGCAAGCCGGTCGGGGACATGTACCTGCTCGTGGCGGAGTGGGATCGCCGCCTGCGGAACCTCGAGGAACGCCGCCGCGAACGTGCGGCCCTGAAGGTGGCGTCGAAGCAGAAGCGCCGCGATGCCGAGCAGTTCGACGGGCCGCTGACCGATCTGCGCGGTCGCCGCGAAGCACTCCTCGTCCGCTGCCACTGCACGAACCGCGACGAGCTGGTCGCGAAGATCAAGCTGCTCAAGCGGGCGGCCGAACTGGCGACGCTCCTGTCGATGGCGAAAGGGGAACTGGAAACAGTCTCCCGCGCCGAGCCTGAACTGGCGCTCGTCGAAGACGACCTGCTGGCCTACGACCAGGCACGCAACAAGCGCTCCATCGAAGCGGCCACCGATGAAATCACGCAGCTGGATCGTTCGCTGCAGCAGACGTATGAAGTTCTCGGCCGGGTGAAGGCCGAACTTCGCGATCTGGAGAACGACCGCCGGGCGTCGTCGCTGCGTTATGACCGGGCGCAGATTCAGGCCGACCTGCATTCGGCCATCGCCCAGCTGGTCACCGGAGACGCGGCGGCGCGGGCGCTCGAACGCCAGCGCAAGACGCTCGAGAACGAAGGCCAGACCGGCACGCTCAAGCTCGCCTCGGGCTACCTCAGCCAGCTCACCTGCGGAAAGTACCGCCGCATCTGGGCCCCCATCGGCGAGAAGCACCTCGTCGTGGACGATGAGCAGGGCCAGTCGCTCCGCGTCGAACACCTCAGCAGCGGAACCCGCGAGCAGGTCTTCCTCGCCGCACGCCTCGCGATGTCCCGCGAATTCGCCGATCGCGGAGCCGGCCTGCCGCTCGTCCTTGATGACGTCACCGTGAACTTCGACCAGGTCCGCACCGAGGCCGCCGTGAAGACTCTGCTCGACATCGCCGACCGCGGCCAGCAGGTCCTCCTCTTTACCTGCCACCAGCACGTCGCGAACCTGTTCCAGCAGCAGGGAATCGAACCGGTCTGGCTGCCGGCCAACTCGGCCTCGGAGTTTCGCTACGCCAGCTGA
- a CDS encoding metallophosphoesterase yields the protein MNDGPETRDETDVIRGRARRPWSRRQWLAAAAGSVAAGAAGFGGYVFRFEPHWVEIVRREMPIAGLPAGLEGKTLLQLSDLHIGSIVDDGYLIGALQKAAALEPDIVVQTGDLIQDAPSGLPKAARILEHFPRGKRATLSILGNHDYGPGWSHMGVGESTAAVQREAGLTVLRNSSVDVDGLRIAGLEELLGPFWRDGLAAGVVRDDRPHVILCHNPDACDRSIWRGRRPEEDYGGWILSGHTHGGQVSLPFYGPPILPVINKRYTSGEFYVGGERRLYINRALGYLRRVRFNVRPEITLFTLRSASPA from the coding sequence ATGAACGATGGACCGGAAACTCGCGACGAAACGGACGTTATTCGCGGGCGTGCGCGGCGTCCCTGGTCGCGGCGGCAGTGGCTGGCGGCCGCCGCCGGCAGTGTGGCCGCGGGCGCCGCCGGGTTTGGCGGCTACGTGTTCCGCTTCGAGCCTCACTGGGTCGAGATCGTCCGACGCGAAATGCCGATTGCCGGACTTCCTGCCGGTCTGGAAGGCAAGACCCTGCTCCAGCTGAGCGACCTCCACATCGGTTCGATCGTGGACGACGGTTACCTGATCGGAGCATTGCAGAAAGCGGCGGCGCTCGAGCCGGACATCGTGGTGCAGACGGGCGACCTGATTCAGGACGCTCCTTCCGGACTGCCGAAGGCCGCCCGAATCCTCGAGCACTTTCCCAGAGGCAAACGGGCGACGCTCTCGATCCTCGGCAACCATGATTACGGGCCCGGCTGGTCTCACATGGGGGTGGGTGAGTCGACCGCGGCTGTGCAGCGGGAGGCGGGACTGACCGTGCTGCGGAACAGCAGCGTCGACGTCGACGGTCTCAGGATCGCCGGGCTCGAGGAGCTACTCGGTCCGTTCTGGCGGGACGGACTGGCGGCCGGGGTGGTCCGCGACGACAGGCCCCATGTCATTCTCTGCCATAACCCGGATGCCTGCGACCGGAGCATCTGGCGCGGACGCCGGCCCGAGGAGGACTACGGTGGCTGGATTCTGTCCGGACACACGCACGGCGGGCAGGTGAGTCTTCCCTTCTACGGTCCCCCGATTCTCCCCGTCATCAACAAGCGGTATACGTCCGGGGAGTTCTATGTCGGCGGGGAGCGGCGGCTGTATATCAACCGAGCCCTAGGTTACCTGCGCCGCGTCCGCTTCAATGTCCGGCCCGAGATCACCCTCTTCACGCTTCGATCAGCGAGTCCAGCCTGA
- a CDS encoding cation diffusion facilitator family transporter, producing MTVDPSHPSLPLDSSGDLSRPSRPLPASADGLYQQVWQAAWLGLLINLGLGLAKLVGGILGDSFALISDSINSLGDVVATVVVLIAVRIAQQPADDEHPYGHTRAEAIAGSTVAVLIMVSALGIGWEAVQRLTLEHSLPEAWTLWIAGVNVVIKEWLYRYKLRVGQRTGSRAMIANAWDHRSDAFCALAVLIGLATVRWGNGRWMWADELAAMVVVAAILVSASRLYRDSASELMDLQADGTLVDQVRTMASTIPGVRGVEKLWVRKSGLEYFVDIHIEVDSNLTVAEGHRIGHVVKDRLTGCFASIRDVLVHLEPFEPQGHDPT from the coding sequence ATGACCGTCGACCCTTCCCATCCCTCGCTTCCGCTCGATTCCTCTGGCGATCTGTCCAGACCTTCCCGCCCCCTTCCCGCGTCGGCCGACGGTCTCTATCAACAGGTCTGGCAGGCGGCCTGGCTGGGCCTGTTGATCAACCTGGGCCTCGGCCTCGCGAAGCTGGTCGGCGGAATCTTGGGCGATTCGTTCGCGCTGATCTCCGATTCCATCAACTCGCTCGGAGACGTCGTCGCGACGGTCGTCGTCCTCATCGCCGTCCGGATTGCCCAGCAGCCCGCAGACGACGAACATCCCTATGGCCATACGCGGGCCGAAGCGATCGCCGGCTCCACGGTGGCCGTGCTGATCATGGTTTCTGCGCTCGGGATCGGATGGGAGGCCGTCCAGCGGCTCACGCTCGAGCATTCCCTTCCGGAAGCGTGGACCCTGTGGATCGCGGGCGTCAACGTCGTCATCAAGGAATGGCTGTATCGCTACAAGCTGCGCGTGGGCCAGCGCACCGGGTCTCGGGCGATGATCGCCAACGCCTGGGACCACCGCTCCGACGCCTTCTGCGCCCTCGCCGTGCTCATCGGGCTGGCGACCGTCCGCTGGGGCAACGGCCGCTGGATGTGGGCCGATGAACTGGCCGCGATGGTCGTCGTGGCGGCGATCCTCGTCTCCGCGAGTCGACTCTACCGCGACAGCGCCAGCGAGTTGATGGATCTCCAGGCGGATGGCACGCTCGTAGACCAGGTGCGGACGATGGCCTCGACAATCCCCGGAGTGCGCGGTGTCGAGAAACTGTGGGTCCGCAAGTCGGGACTCGAGTACTTCGTCGACATCCACATCGAAGTCGATTCCAACCTGACCGTGGCCGAAGGACACCGGATCGGCCATGTTGTGAAAGACCGGCTGACAGGCTGCTTCGCCTCCATCCGCGACGTGCTCGTGCATCTGGAGCCCTTTGAACCCCAGGGGCACGACCCTACTTGA
- a CDS encoding alpha/beta hydrolase yields the protein MILLLVLCLQPILLFVAFQRRLIYHPLRETPDPQRAMVALRARIFSVHATTDDGLTLNGWAIPAPGDGESDLTALVSDVRPVCLWFNGNAGHRAHRLPQISLIHKRNAHAIIFDYRGYAENPGRPSEEGLARDARAAWRFVREELKVPAGRIVVCGESLGGGVATRLAADLCAEGTPPAGLFLQATFSSLVDAGAYHYPYLPVRWVLRDRFDSLSRIPDVTCPIAAVHGRQDRIVPFQQGKTLFAAAPAASKSGVPRSFTELPEAGHNDIMDPAAGAIGLWTESLSGLLDRVAVPVEPAAR from the coding sequence GTGATTCTGCTCTTAGTCCTCTGTTTGCAGCCGATCCTCTTGTTCGTCGCGTTCCAGCGAAGGCTGATTTACCACCCACTCCGCGAAACTCCCGATCCGCAGCGCGCGATGGTCGCCCTGCGTGCACGGATCTTTTCCGTGCACGCCACCACCGACGACGGCCTGACGCTCAACGGCTGGGCAATTCCCGCCCCGGGCGACGGCGAGTCGGATCTGACGGCCCTCGTGTCCGATGTCCGGCCGGTCTGCCTGTGGTTCAATGGCAACGCCGGGCACCGTGCGCATCGTCTGCCACAGATCTCGCTCATTCACAAGCGGAACGCCCACGCGATCATTTTCGACTACCGGGGATACGCCGAGAACCCGGGCAGGCCCTCGGAAGAGGGGCTGGCCCGCGATGCCCGGGCCGCCTGGCGTTTCGTCCGGGAGGAACTCAAGGTTCCCGCCGGGCGGATCGTTGTCTGCGGGGAGTCTCTCGGCGGCGGAGTGGCCACGCGACTGGCGGCCGATCTGTGTGCCGAAGGAACGCCGCCTGCGGGCCTGTTCCTGCAGGCGACCTTCTCATCGCTCGTCGACGCGGGGGCTTACCACTATCCCTACCTGCCGGTGCGGTGGGTGCTTCGCGACCGCTTCGACTCGCTCTCGCGCATCCCGGATGTGACCTGTCCGATCGCCGCCGTTCATGGCCGTCAGGACAGGATCGTCCCCTTCCAGCAGGGGAAGACGCTGTTCGCCGCCGCACCTGCGGCATCCAAATCGGGTGTCCCCAGGTCATTCACGGAACTCCCCGAGGCGGGACACAACGACATCATGGATCCTGCCGCGGGCGCGATCGGTTTGTGGACCGAGTCCCTGAGCGGACTTCTCGACCGGGTCGCTGTCCCGGTTGAGCCGGCTGCCCGGTGA
- a CDS encoding sigma-70 family RNA polymerase sigma factor: protein MHSDQTLIDRTLAGESEAFGELVRRHQDRLFGSLSHLLGSVHDAADVAQDAFVLAYRNLNRFRGQSAFYSWLFRIAYNAAVNHQRRHRRKSQSLDGRREDLGDEPVDGRSSSDPASGIHTDERTRIVREALEELGDDYRNALILKEIEGLPYEEIASVMNCPVGTVRSRIHRARHELRDKLTRVLKPSDL from the coding sequence GTGCACTCCGATCAAACCCTCATCGACCGAACCCTGGCCGGCGAGTCCGAAGCCTTCGGTGAACTGGTGCGTCGCCACCAGGACCGACTCTTCGGCTCGCTGTCGCACCTTTTGGGTTCGGTGCACGATGCGGCGGACGTGGCGCAGGATGCTTTTGTGCTCGCCTACCGCAACCTCAACCGGTTTCGGGGTCAGTCGGCCTTTTACTCGTGGCTGTTTCGGATTGCCTACAACGCCGCGGTGAACCACCAGCGTCGCCATCGCCGGAAATCGCAGTCACTCGACGGACGCCGCGAGGACCTGGGGGATGAGCCGGTGGATGGACGGAGTTCCTCGGACCCTGCCTCGGGAATCCACACCGACGAACGGACCCGAATTGTTCGCGAAGCCCTGGAAGAGCTTGGCGACGACTACCGCAATGCCCTCATCCTGAAAGAGATCGAAGGTCTGCCGTACGAAGAGATCGCCAGCGTGATGAACTGCCCGGTCGGGACGGTCCGCAGCCGCATCCACCGCGCCCGACACGAACTCCGCGACAAACTGACCCGCGTCCTCAAACCCTCCGACCTTTAG
- a CDS encoding PrsW family glutamic-type intramembrane protease has translation MTIRVKCPSCQQTLKAEDRHAGRTVRCPACREPVAIPQPAPAVDESPSPMDPFAGDAAPAPSRPKAVVPPKPRVKRPLPAADGAPPPGPPPKPAVDDEDIGDWLTDGEVEAPRRKRESGDEIPSPSPNWDGVSETYDLVSSPVEKEEFSDNLPPKVSKKKKKKPASDSDIDEKPSRRSKSRAGGTPSGRPWLLWALAACLLPLAISVVAPGQSILEQIRAAADNDPALAERLEALPETAEDPIGTLLAAFPDRKLPGAFLARDTSWHYGLAAISAIGFLGLILAAWPDEEVSPGYLVGMGLLTGTIGIALLLGFQFIADWTQSFYLRGRSIIVLLFYIVKFIGFSYRCAIDPSIGFGLSFMGYTFGVGFCEELCKAVPILLYLWGVPNATWRGATVVGFASGVGFGVSEGITYSAEMYNGLAAPMTYAIRFLSCVALHTIWAGSVGLLMYRDQSHLHDIEWDDILMFIVKYLSIAMVLHGLYDVLLKFDHEFGALAIAAISFGWLLFLVGQQQREELAVG, from the coding sequence ATGACGATTCGGGTCAAATGTCCGTCGTGTCAACAGACGCTGAAGGCGGAAGATCGCCACGCGGGCCGAACCGTCCGCTGTCCCGCCTGCCGCGAACCCGTCGCCATTCCACAGCCCGCTCCCGCCGTCGACGAATCGCCCTCGCCGATGGACCCGTTCGCCGGAGACGCCGCGCCGGCTCCCTCCCGTCCCAAAGCCGTCGTTCCACCGAAACCCAGGGTCAAACGGCCGCTCCCCGCAGCCGACGGTGCGCCGCCACCCGGCCCGCCGCCAAAGCCCGCCGTCGACGATGAAGACATCGGCGACTGGCTGACCGACGGCGAAGTCGAAGCGCCACGGCGAAAGCGTGAATCGGGCGACGAGATTCCATCGCCGTCTCCCAACTGGGACGGCGTCTCGGAAACCTACGACCTGGTGAGCAGTCCTGTCGAGAAGGAAGAGTTCTCGGATAATCTCCCGCCAAAGGTCAGCAAGAAGAAAAAGAAGAAGCCGGCGAGCGACTCGGACATCGACGAAAAACCTTCCCGGCGGTCGAAGTCGCGCGCTGGCGGAACACCATCCGGGCGTCCGTGGCTGCTGTGGGCGCTGGCCGCGTGCCTGTTGCCGCTGGCCATCAGCGTCGTTGCTCCGGGCCAGTCCATCCTGGAGCAGATTCGCGCTGCGGCCGACAACGATCCGGCGCTCGCGGAACGCCTGGAGGCGCTTCCGGAGACTGCCGAAGATCCGATCGGGACGCTCCTCGCCGCGTTTCCGGACAGGAAGCTGCCAGGCGCATTCCTCGCGCGGGACACTTCATGGCACTACGGTCTGGCTGCGATCAGCGCCATCGGCTTTCTCGGTCTCATTCTGGCCGCCTGGCCGGATGAAGAAGTCAGTCCCGGCTACCTTGTCGGCATGGGACTGCTGACAGGCACGATCGGCATCGCGCTGCTGCTCGGCTTCCAGTTCATCGCAGACTGGACACAGAGCTTCTACCTCCGCGGACGCAGCATCATCGTCCTGCTGTTCTACATCGTGAAGTTCATCGGGTTCTCGTATCGCTGCGCGATCGACCCGTCGATCGGTTTCGGGCTGAGCTTCATGGGGTACACCTTCGGCGTCGGGTTCTGCGAAGAGCTGTGCAAGGCGGTCCCGATTCTGCTGTATCTGTGGGGCGTCCCGAACGCGACGTGGCGCGGGGCGACCGTCGTCGGCTTTGCCAGCGGCGTCGGATTCGGCGTCTCGGAAGGCATCACCTACTCGGCCGAGATGTACAACGGCCTCGCGGCGCCGATGACCTACGCCATCCGGTTTCTGTCGTGCGTCGCCCTGCACACAATCTGGGCCGGCAGCGTCGGCCTGCTGATGTACCGCGACCAGTCGCATCTTCACGACATCGAATGGGACGACATCCTGATGTTCATCGTGAAGTACCTGAGCATCGCGATGGTGCTGCACGGCCTGTACGACGTGCTGCTCAAGTTCGACCACGAGTTCGGAGCGCTGGCGATCGCCGCGATCAGTTTCGGCTGGCTGCTGTTTCTGGTCGGGCAGCAGCAGCGGGAGGAGCTGGCGGTGGGTTGA
- a CDS encoding anti-sigma factor family protein has product MSRDFDELLSAYLDGEVSPEERAAVERRLEQSPGLRETLDELSEVGDLIRGLPRARAPVDLPERVVAAIAPKPLVRNVETKRRRLFGMWPVMAAGSVLAAGVAIVVLLPGEVAKGRRVVTGDELVNSGGVPEGFAITPAPVVPPVELGFTTPNGRGVNSAHVQSLTDYVQKLGRDPLPGEVLSTLYGNAGQTQVLKYTVVDTRKMAGTMKTILTDNSFDIVVTETPALAGGTSAATSGGRQLVYYVEGTPEQIGQTLDAIETLPDFREFQDLGTLAVDSEAESANSFGAQAGLAASKPADESGLQESFGRPVAAPKSEAAGAAAAGQLFAAPEDLSSAAAKSRWADRQATNESEKDFSKLAESKPASDPKELPSAPPAPAAPSEPMVTTSEPVATTPALTTPESAPAQVSNGRGVSAQIDSQAAMPIVETMLRNRSQGNGVQGNSLKGNGLQRGLAGQNQTWNVRRSRSNGVVQENAAGNVAASPRNEVERSNEAKSSLGISLKQQQSAAEPVSQNFDVTDQAAIVNARNGASQEQRVHALIILELAPAQPAVAVPAVPAAPADKKKASN; this is encoded by the coding sequence ATGTCCCGCGATTTTGACGAACTGCTCTCCGCTTACCTCGATGGCGAGGTGTCGCCCGAGGAGCGCGCGGCCGTCGAACGTCGGCTCGAACAATCTCCGGGCCTCCGGGAGACGCTCGATGAACTGTCCGAGGTCGGAGACCTGATCCGCGGTCTGCCCCGCGCCCGGGCTCCGGTCGACCTGCCGGAACGCGTCGTGGCAGCGATCGCTCCGAAGCCGCTTGTCCGGAACGTGGAAACGAAGCGGCGGCGACTGTTTGGAATGTGGCCCGTGATGGCGGCGGGATCGGTTCTCGCCGCCGGGGTGGCGATTGTCGTGCTGCTGCCCGGCGAGGTGGCGAAGGGGCGTCGCGTGGTGACGGGCGACGAACTGGTCAACTCCGGCGGGGTGCCGGAGGGTTTCGCCATCACCCCGGCTCCGGTCGTACCGCCCGTGGAACTGGGGTTCACAACGCCCAACGGCCGGGGCGTCAACAGCGCGCACGTGCAATCGCTGACGGATTACGTCCAGAAGCTGGGGCGGGATCCTCTTCCGGGTGAAGTGCTCAGCACGCTGTACGGCAATGCCGGGCAGACCCAGGTGCTCAAATACACGGTCGTCGATACCCGCAAGATGGCGGGGACAATGAAGACGATCCTGACAGACAACAGTTTCGACATCGTCGTGACCGAAACACCTGCCTTGGCCGGTGGAACATCGGCGGCGACGAGCGGAGGCCGCCAGTTGGTTTATTACGTCGAAGGGACTCCCGAACAGATCGGGCAGACTCTCGATGCGATCGAAACACTCCCCGACTTCCGGGAGTTCCAGGACCTGGGGACGCTCGCGGTCGATTCTGAAGCAGAGTCCGCCAACTCCTTCGGAGCGCAGGCGGGGCTCGCTGCCTCGAAGCCCGCTGATGAGTCCGGCCTGCAGGAATCGTTCGGACGTCCTGTCGCGGCCCCGAAAAGCGAGGCGGCTGGTGCTGCTGCCGCTGGTCAGCTCTTCGCCGCGCCCGAGGACTTGTCATCTGCGGCTGCAAAGAGCAGGTGGGCGGACAGGCAGGCTACGAACGAGTCCGAGAAGGACTTCAGCAAGCTTGCGGAATCGAAGCCCGCCTCGGATCCGAAGGAATTGCCGTCCGCGCCGCCAGCCCCGGCCGCGCCGTCCGAGCCCATGGTCACGACGTCCGAGCCAGTCGCCACGACTCCGGCCCTCACGACGCCGGAATCCGCCCCGGCCCAGGTCTCGAACGGACGTGGTGTTTCGGCCCAGATCGATTCGCAGGCCGCGATGCCGATCGTCGAGACCATGCTCCGCAATCGGTCGCAGGGCAATGGTGTTCAGGGAAACAGTTTGAAGGGCAACGGCCTGCAGCGCGGGTTGGCCGGCCAGAACCAGACCTGGAACGTCCGCCGTTCGCGGAGCAATGGGGTGGTTCAGGAAAACGCGGCGGGCAATGTGGCTGCCTCACCGCGAAACGAGGTCGAGCGATCGAACGAAGCCAAAAGCTCACTCGGAATCAGCTTGAAACAGCAGCAATCCGCGGCCGAGCCGGTGTCCCAGAATTTCGATGTCACCGATCAGGCGGCGATCGTCAATGCGCGAAACGGCGCCTCCCAGGAACAACGGGTCCACGCCCTGATCATCCTGGAGCTCGCACCGGCTCAACCTGCCGTGGCGGTGCCTGCCGTTCCAGCCGCGCCGGCCGATAAGAAGAAGGCGAGCAATTGA
- a CDS encoding alkaline phosphatase family protein: MRCLLLTFDCLPRRWIGCYGSLDSTTRGFDRLAAVGTIFDNAISPDVRPAAAAIAGFHLAGPGQILAGVQSVPFSSQFFPASEESSGRSKAHKRSRSRLTQTLHQASSWMREQNGPCLAWVRHPGLRLAPEPLSAAADVETVLEQQAVIDEELDAFLDEWLDCADERWTFLLTSGRGVLRTRPTIRRRAEQTPSISDDLARVPLLALEGRGVGFGRRRLDLLPTTAVAASIVSGEAGDSTGLVARLETLPGVESVCIQADERAVAIRSADWLFVRSIAPDREAGDGQLYRKPEDACDVFDVRSTQADEAVRLDSLIEA, encoded by the coding sequence ATGCGCTGTCTGCTCCTGACTTTTGACTGCCTCCCCCGCCGCTGGATCGGCTGCTACGGCAGCCTCGATTCGACCACCCGCGGCTTCGACCGGCTCGCCGCCGTCGGAACGATCTTCGACAATGCGATCTCGCCCGATGTCCGGCCCGCCGCCGCGGCCATCGCCGGATTCCATCTCGCCGGGCCGGGGCAGATTCTCGCTGGCGTTCAATCCGTTCCGTTCTCTTCGCAGTTCTTTCCTGCTTCTGAAGAGTCCTCCGGCAGATCGAAGGCCCACAAGCGGAGCCGGAGCCGGCTGACACAGACCCTCCACCAGGCGTCCAGCTGGATGCGCGAACAGAACGGCCCGTGCCTCGCGTGGGTGAGGCATCCAGGACTCCGTCTTGCGCCGGAACCGCTGTCGGCCGCGGCTGACGTCGAGACCGTGCTCGAGCAACAGGCGGTCATCGATGAAGAACTCGATGCGTTCCTGGATGAATGGCTCGACTGCGCCGACGAGCGCTGGACGTTTCTTCTGACGTCAGGTCGAGGCGTCCTCCGGACACGGCCGACGATCCGCCGCCGGGCCGAACAGACTCCTTCCATCTCGGACGACCTCGCCCGCGTTCCGCTTCTTGCGCTCGAAGGTCGCGGGGTCGGATTTGGCCGCAGGCGACTCGACCTCCTGCCGACGACGGCTGTCGCCGCATCAATCGTTTCCGGAGAAGCGGGTGACTCAACCGGCCTTGTCGCGCGACTCGAGACGCTGCCCGGCGTCGAGTCGGTCTGCATCCAGGCGGACGAACGCGCCGTCGCGATCCGATCAGCAGACTGGCTGTTTGTTCGCTCGATCGCGCCCGACCGCGAGGCCGGCGATGGCCAGCTCTATCGCAAGCCGGAAGACGCCTGCGACGTGTTCGACGTGCGGTCGACCCAGGCCGATGAGGCTGTCAGGCTGGACTCGCTGATCGAAGCGTGA